From the genome of Haloterrigena sp. KLK7, one region includes:
- a CDS encoding HalOD1 output domain-containing protein, producing the protein MSEETAHTGPPASRPISDESTGYDPTAGTFHSRFDDGTDTVVAVVEAVSAVTNCDPTAMAPLYGTVDPEALADLVTADRDRPVEVSFDYEGCQVTVSSGGRIAVEPLAN; encoded by the coding sequence ATGAGCGAAGAGACGGCACACACTGGGCCTCCCGCGTCCCGACCGATCAGTGATGAGAGCACGGGGTACGATCCCACCGCTGGAACGTTTCACAGTCGATTCGATGACGGGACCGACACGGTCGTCGCGGTCGTCGAGGCCGTCTCGGCCGTCACGAACTGCGATCCCACCGCGATGGCACCGCTCTACGGGACCGTCGACCCCGAAGCCCTCGCCGACCTCGTGACCGCCGATCGAGACCGGCCCGTCGAAGTTTCCTTCGACTACGAGGGCTGTCAGGTGACCGTCTCGAGCGGCGGACGCATCGCCGTCGAGCCGCTAGCGAACTGA
- a CDS encoding class I SAM-dependent methyltransferase, whose amino-acid sequence MDSNDVRRQWAERSGEYSPEYYAYYGPNETSDVILRTLERFVDRTAPVLELGCSSGRHLSHLYENGFDSPVGIELNADAFDVMADHYPDLAADGEFYHAAIEDVVREFDDDQFGAVYSVETLQHLHPDAEWVFEELVRITDDLLITVENEGELERDATDQSDTERSDLERNATGHAEPTEPEDVSYVNDDFPLYYRDWSAIFTELGFDEVDVQTGKRDTIRTFRPAAASDR is encoded by the coding sequence GTGGATTCTAACGATGTTCGGCGTCAGTGGGCGGAGCGGTCCGGCGAGTACTCACCGGAATACTACGCCTACTACGGTCCGAACGAGACGAGCGACGTTATTCTCCGGACCCTCGAGCGATTCGTCGATCGAACCGCGCCGGTTCTGGAACTCGGCTGCAGTTCGGGCCGTCATCTCTCGCACCTCTACGAGAACGGATTCGATTCTCCGGTGGGAATCGAACTCAACGCCGACGCGTTCGACGTCATGGCGGACCACTATCCCGACCTCGCCGCCGACGGGGAGTTCTATCACGCCGCGATCGAGGACGTCGTCCGCGAGTTCGACGACGACCAGTTCGGTGCGGTCTACTCGGTCGAGACGCTCCAGCACCTCCATCCCGACGCCGAGTGGGTCTTCGAGGAACTGGTCCGGATCACGGACGACCTCCTCATCACCGTGGAAAACGAGGGGGAACTCGAGCGGGACGCGACCGACCAGAGCGATACCGAACGGTCCGACCTCGAACGGAACGCGACCGGTCACGCGGAACCGACCGAACCAGAAGACGTGAGTTACGTCAACGACGACTTCCCGCTCTACTACCGCGACTGGAGCGCGATCTTCACCGAGCTGGGCTTCGACGAGGTCGACGTCCAGACGGGCAAGCGGGACACCATCCGCACGTTTCGACCGGCGGCCGCGTCCGATCGCTGA
- a CDS encoding cold-shock protein has protein sequence MANGKVDFFNDTGGYGFIETDDSDDDVFFHMEDVGGEDLTEGTEIEFDIEQAPKGPRATNVVRN, from the coding sequence ATGGCAAACGGTAAGGTTGACTTCTTCAACGACACAGGCGGCTACGGTTTCATCGAGACTGACGACTCCGACGACGACGTGTTCTTCCACATGGAAGACGTTGGCGGCGAGGACCTCACGGAAGGAACCGAGATCGAATTCGACATCGAACAGGCTCCCAAGGGCCCCCGCGCGACGAACGTCGTCCGCAACTAA
- a CDS encoding bifunctional nuclease family protein — protein sequence MQASIDAVRVAGTPEGPVPVVVLAVDGEDDVIPIFIGFNEATSIARGLEADDIGRPLTHDLLLDVMEELGSRIDRVVINEIEQREDGQGGTYIADLHVQTPRGETVIDARPSDSLALAARTNAEIEVTEDVFDDGRDESEKFEQLEDIRNVSGDM from the coding sequence ATGCAGGCTTCTATCGACGCCGTTCGGGTCGCGGGAACCCCGGAGGGACCGGTTCCGGTAGTGGTCCTCGCCGTCGACGGCGAGGACGACGTGATCCCGATCTTCATCGGCTTCAACGAGGCGACGAGCATCGCCCGCGGCCTCGAGGCCGACGACATCGGTCGGCCGCTGACCCACGACCTCCTGCTCGACGTGATGGAGGAGCTGGGCAGCCGCATCGATCGCGTCGTCATCAACGAGATCGAGCAGCGCGAGGACGGCCAGGGCGGGACCTACATCGCCGATCTCCACGTCCAGACGCCCCGCGGCGAGACCGTCATCGACGCCAGACCGAGCGACTCGCTGGCGCTCGCGGCCCGCACGAACGCCGAGATCGAGGTCACCGAGGACGTCTTCGACGACGGCCGCGACGAGAGCGAAAAGTTCGAGCAACTCGAGGATATTCGCAACGTATCGGGTGACATGTAG
- a CDS encoding bacterio-opsin activator domain-containing protein, protein MTDTPAGDVHDDSSGSGTTENESTGTPPADLARRVFDACPIGTVVIDSTGTIVDANDRASELLGRSREDLVDRPYEPSEWRITYDDGTPVSADDHPVVRVFESGEPWFGFEHWIERPDGSERWFSSNAAPLFDEDGAVEYVVVAFEDVTALKRREKRLTSDHVRLVEFRADESAVPPSLRVEDGRTRIEIDSVVSLPDGTTVQYMGTSDRSASDFITAVEEVPHYLDARLLSSVDGYHRIEAHSESETVAHVFSALGGRPREIVVASDEVRFRGELPGDVDHRQAADEIRRFHDTVELVSEELVYSPQLLYDIVADALTDRQLAALDAAYYSGYFDTPRTSTGDELADRFGVTRQTFNQHLRKAERTVCRHLFEESARANTD, encoded by the coding sequence ATGACGGACACGCCGGCAGGCGACGTTCACGACGACTCGTCCGGGTCGGGGACGACCGAGAACGAGTCGACGGGAACGCCGCCCGCGGACCTCGCGCGACGGGTCTTCGACGCGTGTCCGATCGGTACCGTCGTAATCGATTCGACGGGGACGATCGTCGACGCTAACGACCGCGCGTCGGAGCTGCTCGGACGCTCGCGCGAGGACCTCGTCGACCGACCGTACGAGCCGTCCGAGTGGCGCATCACCTACGACGACGGAACGCCCGTCTCCGCGGACGACCACCCCGTCGTGCGCGTCTTCGAATCGGGCGAGCCCTGGTTCGGGTTCGAACACTGGATCGAACGCCCGGACGGGAGCGAGCGGTGGTTCTCGAGCAACGCCGCTCCGCTGTTCGACGAGGACGGTGCCGTCGAGTACGTCGTCGTAGCCTTCGAGGACGTGACGGCGTTGAAGCGACGCGAGAAGCGATTGACCAGCGACCACGTCCGACTGGTCGAGTTCCGCGCGGACGAGTCGGCGGTCCCGCCCTCGCTTCGGGTCGAGGACGGGCGGACGCGGATCGAAATCGACTCCGTCGTCTCGCTGCCCGACGGAACCACCGTCCAGTACATGGGCACGTCGGACCGCTCCGCGAGCGACTTCATCACTGCCGTCGAAGAGGTTCCCCACTACCTCGACGCGCGGTTGCTCAGCTCCGTCGACGGCTACCACCGCATCGAAGCGCACTCGGAATCGGAGACGGTCGCCCACGTGTTCTCGGCGCTCGGCGGCCGCCCCCGCGAGATCGTCGTCGCTTCCGACGAGGTCAGGTTCCGCGGCGAGCTGCCCGGCGACGTGGACCACCGGCAGGCCGCCGACGAGATCCGACGATTTCACGACACCGTCGAACTGGTGTCCGAGGAACTCGTCTACTCGCCCCAACTGCTCTACGACATCGTCGCCGACGCGCTCACCGACCGGCAGTTGGCGGCGCTCGACGCCGCGTACTACAGCGGTTACTTCGACACGCCGCGGACGAGCACCGGCGACGAGCTCGCCGACCGGTTCGGCGTCACCCGCCAGACCTTCAACCAACACCTTCGGAAGGCAGAGCGAACCGTCTGCCGCCACCTCTTCGAGGAGTCCGCACGGGCGAACACTGACTAG